A DNA window from Plasmodium brasilianum strain Bolivian I chromosome 12, whole genome shotgun sequence contains the following coding sequences:
- a CDS encoding hypothetical protein (Plasmodium exported protein (PHIST)), translating to MYIFKGCNSILAAKFLAKNNGNIKKFSTSFFPIEEKNNNGRKSGGCFIPLRLVVSMNNISTFNNVELSQLQSSVLYSRKLSGNNDSEKQNLDKKNVNNTLNASNKSNDSEDDESDDLQASNYIDSDDDFDDDDFEQELYDSDLLAQLDDLTFDLSPEITEEELNAMLSSLKEVSSKDVYINIWKQAFKLEESKIYNLLKELFEYFESLKQKRNMDEITANDKWNNCVSKAFDMLLEKEDHYVKQFNDLLEKEPLPAKEFIDFVNKCRVECDNLRTELHKMIKDQIDIEMAKKN from the exons atgtatatttttaagggTTGCAATTCTATTTTAGCTGCAAAATTTTTAGCtaaaaataatggaaatattaaaaaattctcTACGAGTTTTTTTCCTATAGAAGAAAAGAACAATAATGGCCGTAAATCTGGTGGCTGTTTCATTCCTTTACGATTAGTTGTATCTATG aataatatatcGACATTTAACAATGTGGAACTTTCACAATTGCAATCAAGTGTTCTGTATTCAAGAAAATTATCAGGGAATAATGATtctgaaaaacaaaatttagaTAAAAAGAATGTAAATAATACTCTAAATGCGTCTAATAAATCAAACGATAGTGAAGATGATGAATCTGATGATCTTCAAGCTTCAAATTATATAGATTCAGATGATGATTTTGACGATGACGACTTCGAACAGGAATTATATGATAGTGATTTACTTGCGCAATTAGATGATTTAACCTTTGATTTATCCCCTGAAATTACAGAAGAAGAACTAAATGCAATGCTTAGTTCATTGAAAGAGGTTTCATCAAAAGatgtttatattaatatatggaaaCAAGCATTTAAGCTAGAAGAAagcaaaatttataatttgttaaagGAATTATTCGAATATTTTGAAtcattaaaacaaaaacgtAATATGGATGAGATTACTGCAAATGATAAATGGAACAATTGTGTTTCAAAAGCGTTCGATATGCTACTAGAGAAAGAGGATCATTATGTTAAGCAATTTAATGACCTCCTTGAAAAGGAACCTTTGCCAGCAAAAGAATTTATAGATTTTGTTAATAAGTGTAGAGTTGAATGCGACAATTTAAGAACAGAATTACACAAAATGATTAAGGATCAAATTGATATAGaaatggcaaaaaaaaattaa
- a CDS encoding hypothetical protein (Plasmodium exported protein (PHIST)): MEGKQFNNRKISVLLNSIRCAVLMIAIIFVLFLNIYIYKVMSFTKLHLSSRYSRNLFELYKSGYYFLRSNNIPSNSVHSESELNYDISNNLEDSNYIIEDDLNNIDELTLHEKCQEVFHYLTEEQINEIINSVSNSQYKTEALNTWLRMRQNDKHKVDYLKNYLSAYLEELKGEYNVNEEKAQEEMNKFKVTIDSTIRVMEDYYSKLFHYCIIDEQLPQTEYDNFINKSRLFSNLFIRDLRITGKSKLNNCIIYSN; this comes from the exons atggaGGGTAAACAATtcaataatagaaaaatttcaGTCCTTTTGAATTCTATAAGATGTGCTGTTTTAATGattgctattatttttgtattatttttg aacatatatatatataaggttATGTCATTTACAAAACTACATTTAAGTAGCAGATATTCAAGGAATTTATTTGAGCTTTACAAAAGTGGATACTATTTTTTGagaagtaataatatacCTTCAAATTCAGTACATTCAGAATCAGAATTGAATTATGATATTTCCAATAATTTAGAAGAcagtaattatataatagaagacgatttaaataatattgatGAACTTACGTTACACGAAAAATGTCAAGAAGTATTCCATTATTTAACAGAAGaacaaattaatgaaattattaattcaGTGAGTAATAGTCAATATAAAACAGAAGCTCTTAATACATGGTTGCGAATGCGTCAAAATGACAAACATAAAGttgattatttaaaaaattacttatCAGCATATTTAGAAGAATTAAAAGGTGAATACAATGTAAATGAGGAGAAAGCACAGGAAGAAATGAACAAGTTTAAAGTTACTATAGATTCAACGATACGAGTAATGGAGGATTATTACAGTaaactttttcattattgtaTTATAGATGAACAATTGCCTCAAACGgaatatgataattttataaataaaagtagacttttttctaatttatttataaggGATCTACGCATTACAGGAAAAagcaaattaaataattgtataatttattctaattga
- a CDS encoding hypothetical protein (Plasmodium exported protein): MIKKNYNLNCAVHLGNIIKRDNCLVPAHMPLDEQINLGNISLCFKTDRILATNEEKSKEIKKELTKSGDEKNEEINSEIKEKNHLGSKESKVTSLLCDSNIYELTQKYICAPWKRGFRTADSFFEKKILDVLKSGSKNIKDSINSNGNLLNNVKFLQNYALFFSQVIINLVSNKLFLSGHYNASYLLSTICTIFYFYSLLKLQNNIMDKTPRFERCNNEKRCRKYEREQIV; encoded by the exons atgataaagaaaaattataatttaaattgcGCTGTTCATTTAgggaatattataaaaagagaTAACTGTTTAGTACCAGCACATATG CCTTTGGATGAGCAAATCAATTTAGGTAACATAtcattatgttttaaaaCGGACAGAATATTAGCAACAAATGAAGAGAAAtctaaagaaataaaaaaagaattaacaaAAAGCGGAGATGAAAAGAACGAAGAAATAAATagtgaaataaaagaaaaaaatcatttGGGAAGTAAAGAATCAAAAGTAACGTCATTATTATGTGattcaaatatttatgaGTTAAcccaaaaatatatatgtgctccATGGAAACGTGGTTTTAGAACAGCAGattctttttttgaaaagaaaatattggATGTCTTGAAATCGggaagtaaaaatattaaggaCAGTATAAATAGTAATGggaatttattaaataatgtaaaatttttacagaattatgcactttttttttcacaggttataataaatttggTATCAAATAAACTTTTCCTATCAGGACATTATAATGcatcttatttattatcaactatatgtactatattttatttttatagccttttaaaattacaaaataatataatggaTAAAACTCCTAGGTTTGAACGATGTAACAATGAAAAACGATGTCGTAAATATGAGCGCGAACAGATTGTTTAA